From one Haloferax marinisediminis genomic stretch:
- a CDS encoding transcription initiation factor IIB family protein: MYSARDQRDNEEWLARIDAAADSLELGSEARSYASDMFLTQLPDEDRSKKAVAAASLYAGALIAGEERSQSAVADAMDVSRLSIQQRWKDLLTEAGFRPPSW; the protein is encoded by the coding sequence ATGTACAGCGCCCGAGACCAGCGAGACAACGAAGAGTGGCTGGCCCGCATCGACGCCGCCGCCGACAGTCTCGAACTCGGTAGCGAGGCACGCTCGTACGCCTCGGACATGTTCCTCACGCAACTCCCCGACGAAGACCGCTCGAAGAAGGCAGTGGCCGCCGCGAGTCTCTACGCCGGCGCACTCATCGCAGGGGAAGAACGGTCGCAGTCCGCCGTCGCCGATGCCATGGACGTCTCACGACTCAGTATCCAGCAACGCTGGAAGGACCTTCTCACCGAGGCTGGCTTCCGCCCGCCGAGTTGGTAG
- the dacZ gene encoding diadenylate cyclase, protein MAALSELLGDIVTDVDGLFLFTPSHSHYERFAEADVPTIVIAPENTVDAETFVELPLQFQNVKDRIRFGVEGAMEQSLVEAGDTIACNVGIFGGDPDSVVRVRVKENMRSGIYDLFANSRADPGVIRDVFEVAIELGKKGQKGEPVGALFIVGDAGKVMNKSRPLSYNPFEKSHVYVGDPIVNVMLKEFSRLDGAFVISDSGKIVSAYRYLEPSAEGVDIPKGLGARHMAGGAITRDTNATAIVLSESDGLVRAFKGGKMILEIDPEDY, encoded by the coding sequence ATGGCGGCGTTATCCGAATTATTAGGCGACATCGTGACAGATGTCGATGGGCTATTCCTCTTCACACCGAGCCACTCGCACTACGAGCGGTTCGCAGAGGCGGATGTTCCGACCATCGTCATCGCTCCCGAGAACACAGTCGACGCCGAGACGTTCGTCGAACTTCCGCTCCAGTTCCAGAACGTCAAAGACCGCATTCGGTTCGGTGTCGAGGGTGCGATGGAACAGAGTCTCGTCGAGGCGGGCGACACCATCGCCTGCAACGTCGGCATCTTCGGCGGTGACCCCGACTCGGTCGTCCGTGTCCGCGTGAAAGAGAACATGCGCTCTGGAATCTACGACCTCTTCGCCAACTCACGGGCCGACCCCGGCGTCATTCGTGACGTGTTCGAGGTTGCCATCGAACTGGGGAAGAAAGGCCAGAAGGGCGAACCAGTCGGTGCGCTGTTCATCGTCGGCGACGCCGGCAAGGTGATGAACAAGTCGCGGCCGCTGTCGTACAACCCCTTCGAGAAGTCGCACGTCTACGTCGGCGACCCCATCGTGAACGTGATGCTCAAGGAGTTCTCGCGACTCGACGGTGCGTTCGTCATCTCCGACTCGGGCAAAATCGTCTCCGCGTACCGCTACCTCGAACCCTCCGCCGAGGGCGTAGACATTCCGAAGGGCCTCGGCGCACGGCACATGGCAGGGGGCGCTATCACCCGCGACACCAACGCCACCGCCATCGTCCTCTCCGAATCTGACGGCCTCGTCCGGGCGTTCAAGGGCGGAAAGATGATTCTCGAAATCGACCCGGAGGACTACTAA